TGAGGCCGGGGACCTTCAGGCAGACGGGCCCAGTAGACCGAGGCAGTTGGGCTGGTGGGGGCCTCCCTACAGCAGGAGCGCAGTCGGAGAAGGGATCGGAGGGTAGGCGTCGCCAGGTCTGAGGGTTTAATTGGGAGTGATGTGCTCtgtcttaacatttttaaaagagaagtttcCTCTGTGAAGACTAGCACGTAGGGGACAAGAGTGGAGGCCGTGGGCTGAATTCGGAAGCTGGTAGGGTTCAGGCGGTATGACAGTGACTCACTCGGTCTGCGTGGAGAATTTCCTCCAGAAATTCGCAGGTCTGCGCTTCCCCGCCAGCTGCCTCGCCGCCCTCGGAAGAAGCAGCAGTGTCTGCAGAAGCTCCTGTCCCTGTCCACCCCCACTGGTCactcacctgccccttccccctccttcttgCCTCCTCTAGGACCAGCTGCTCTTCTGCGACGACTGTGACCGCGGCTACCATATGTACTGTCTCACCCCGTCCATGTCTGAGCCTCCTGAAGGTAGGTTGTCCTGACCTCTCACGCAGAACAAGTATCTTATTAGTGACCCGGAAAATAATTGTACAATAAGTGAGTTCTCCTGTGTGTTCTTCCAGATTAGGGAATAGACACTTGTCCTTCACTTAGAATGCTTTCCTAGCATTTCCGCTTTGAAGGTTTAACGTTCGCACATTATCACCAGATACATTTAGAAATGCAGAAAATCAGCAACCAAAGAGAGACCTGCGGCTGAGCGGAGTCACCGGAAGGAGTGCTTTTGCTTTCCTCCAGGCAGCCCAGGGAGCTGGGCTGAGTTCGTGGTTTGTCTCATGCAAGGCTTTGGTATCAGCTCTTCGAATGTGATAGGTTTGAGTGTgcatttcctctctcttcccttgccCAGGCTGGAAAGGTATTGAACCTGGAGCCTGAATGGGTCAGTCTATCCCTCCCATAGTTCGCTTAATAATGCTCCCGAGTTTGCACAAGCTTTTCAGCCAAACCGGTGGTGGCACCAGAAAGCGGCTGTCTCTCTGCAGGTGCCCCACCGCCGGCCAAATCTCTGTGCCTAAACCCCTCCTTCACAGAAATCCGGGAGCTTACTCAGGAGGCTGTGCGTGTCCAGTGGCTTTTACTGTGCACAAACGCTGTGGGCCCGCAGCAGACAGGAGAAGGCGCCTCACTGTGGTTAGACTAACCTGTAATGTAGGTCACGCTGCTGGCGCCCCCCCAGGGAAGGGGACACGAACAAAGTCTGCAAGTCCTTTGGCAGCTGCAGGGGAGCACACCGCTGTTGTCTCCTGTCATGCGCAGCTTCTGAGTCCACTTCGGGGAGAAGTAGCgtgtttcatcttttattttttttaaccatgaaaTACCAGTTTACAGACAAAATTCCACATGAACTGTAGAGGGGCCTTCATACTGGAGTACTGTCAGAGGTTGAGGTAGTGAGGAGCTGCCGGGAGCTGAGGGAGAATTCTCTAGAAGCCGCAAGGTGGGCTAGGCTCTTAGGTCAAGGGGTCCGCACACTGCAGCTCATCGGCAGCCAAGCCCAGCCGCAGCAGCTAGCATGTGTATAGCTTCTAAGCTAAGActggttttcacattttttttttccaatttatttattttcagaaaaacagtattcattttttggttttcacatttttaatggtgatttaaaaaaagaacatgggaCCAAGACTATATGTGGCTCTCAAAGCCTAAACTATTTAACATTCTGGCTGGCTGTTTACAGAGAAGCCGTCCAGCCCCTGTGCTATTGACCTTTGGGTTAGAAAGGCCCTTCTTACATTCGGAGCTCCCCATGTCTCTGCAGAGCTTATAAAAGGTCTGGATTCTTTCCCCTATACACATCCACATCCACAGATAAACATTGACACTAATTTTGAGGCATTAAGGACTAATTTTGTTGctaaaaaaacacacagaagaacacacacacacagaagaacacAACCATAATAAATACTAATAAGCAAAGTTTGAAACACTTACTTTTCAAGGGACGTTTCTCCCCATCTATTCTAAGAGAGAGATCGTAACACATTGGGTCGTCACAGTTCACCCCCTCTTCCTGTCACTGCTCCTCGGCCTCTTAAACACCTGGTGGTGAGTGCATCTCACCTTTCCATGGTTCCCCAGAAAGCTGTCTTATGTGGAGTCAAAACTGGTTTCTCTAGAACCACTGTTATGATCTTCATCCTGACCTTTGGGGCCTTGAGAACAAAGTCTGGTTCTTCTCTAATCACAAGTGTAAAGCTGGGATGCTTTAAAAATTTAGTCTGCCCAGGTGCTCCTAGAGATTCCAGATTTAAGAGGGCCAAGAGAGCCTAGGAGTCTGTATTTGGGAATAGTCCTCCACGTGATTATTTCTTTCATCACCGTTGggaattatttttcttgatatttgAAGCCCGGGAAGTTTCTTTTAGCTCAGGATAACCATGGAACTTTGGTACCGCAGAACATCTCCCCGCCTTCTCTAGCTGGTCCTGCTCCTGGAAGGGAGGTGTGGGGAGTGGCAGGACAGCACCTAGGGTGGTACGGGACCCATGCTGACCCCTTTCTGCTTCTCTGCAGGAAGTTGGAGCTGCCACTTGTGTCTGGACCTGTTGAAGGAGAAAGCTTCCATCTACCAGAACCAGAACTCCTCTTGATgtgccccacccccgctccccctctccccccgccgTACATCTAGggctgtttctctcttcctctcttgttTCTCATACccacctttccctcctcctctttcacAAGTCCAGAGAACCTCGGGTGGTCGTGCCAATCTGCCTTTGGCAGCAGCAAGCTGAGGCGGCAGCTCTGACCGCCTCTGGCCCTAGGCCCTCAGGGAGAATGGAGCTGCGCCTTGCGCCAGGGCACTCCTGCGGCCCAGCTCCTCACTGCTCTCCATGAAGTGCTTTCACTCGGCCTGCCTTGGGCCCCGGCCCTGGCGATCACAGGGTTCAAACCGTGTCCTCCGAGTACGAGTAGGAGAGCAGCTCACTTTTCTCTCAGCTCTGCCTCCACTCTGGTCCCCAGGGTTTTCCCTTCCCCTGGAGGCGAGCCAGACCAGGGCCTCTGCCAGGAGCAGCTGGGAGTGAGCGACAGAGCAAGCCCGAGGCGGCGCTTGTAAGGAGCTTTCCAGGCCCTTGGTGCTGCTTAGCCtcgctccctccttcccccagagagGCTCTCTGCAGCTCTCTTTCCCTGCTACCCAGGATCCTTCGCCCAAGCCAGGATGCTCTTGGTCACTCTCCTTGCTCTGCCCGgacccatcccaccccaccccagggggAGTCGCAGCTTCACCTGATTCTTCCTTGTGCGCACCTGGCTCGCTCACAGGTGGTCTCAATGACCGAAGCATTCCCcgcccttggaatttcctgtcttctgcctcccctcctaTTCCCTTTGGttttgtggggagaggggaagaatcaGGGGGCCAGGCCAGCAGCTTGGGGGCCACAGGGAGACGTTGGATAATGTGCCTGTTTTTTAACTCGATGAAAAAAGCCTACCTCCAGAATCCCCTTTTTGTTCTTCCTGGACCTGGAcatccagctcctgcccttgactgAATTGGGaacttctgcctcctgctctctgtGTCCTGGCCCCTGGGTCACAGGGAAGCCACATAGACATCCCTCTCTTCCCTTGCACACTCGCTAGCAGCTGGTAAGGTCTTCACATCCTGATTCCTCAGTTTTTCACCTGGTGACACTGACATGAAATAGTGGAGGGAGATAGTCCATGCCAGAACCCCCTGGAGTGGCCTTCCCCTTGGCTGTGGGCAGGCCCTAATTCACTGACCCTTTGGAGTTGaggtgtctttctttctttagttccTGTATTCTAAACATTAGTACAAATAAACGTTTTTACACAGAACTCCCTGCTGGATGGTTTATCCCGACTCCCTTCCCTCGTTGAGAAAGTCATTTCAGCCTAAAACTTCTCTTCCACAGGTCAGTGGTTTATAAGTGTTTTGAAATAACAGCTTTTTATCCCAAATTAAAATTTTGCTATAGCCTAGTATGTAAAGCAGATATAAAATTGAGTACTTTgatatcttttcctgtttttaagattttttttaagattttatttatttatttgacagagatcacaagtaggcagagaggcaggcagagagagagggggaagcaggctccccgccgagcagagagcccgactcggggcttgatcccaggaccctaagatcgtgacctgagctgaaggcagaggcccaacccactgagctacccaggcgcccctgtttttaagattttatctgttgagagagcatgagtgggggttgGAGgatagggaaggggagagaatctcagacagactctacccagcacagagcccgacacagcTTGatctatgaccctgagatcatgacctgagccgaaatcaagtgtCTGAGGCtcaagagactgagccacccaggtgccccttttagtTCTAATTTCTTCATGTAAATTCATGTTCTAACAATTCCTTGCTAGACAAGACAGGTTGTTTTGATCAATACAAAACGGGTTAAAATCAACATTAGCATCCTGGGTctatattttggtttgtttgaagGTAATTCTGCTATACTTGTATATGCAAGTGGTGACAGTCTTCTAAAGGTTAATCTTGGGATTTTAGATACTTCAAGTGGGTTCAGAAGCTGAATCATAAATACAAAAGAACGACAGAAGAACATCGTAGTGGGACATGTGAAAGCTTTGTTCACGAGCATAGAGGTACCTCGACTTCGCGTGCCTGGCATTCCTTCCTTTACCCGCCATAAGCGTGAACTCCGCCCGCACGGCCGCCTTCCTTGGGGAATGTTTATGTGCACAAAGAACAATGCCTTTCCTTGCAGCCAACATTTTGTTGTTGACGGCTTCCATAATGGATCTGTACCTCACTTGAAAGTGTTTTGTAGCtcttaaacttttaagattttcctcAATCAGTTATGAACCCCCTGAGGTATCCTTAGGGCTTTTTGAAACAGTCTGAAAACCACTGAACCGTGCTCACTTCCGCAGCACATACACTGAAAAGCACTGACCCACGGGAAAGCCAGTGGCCTAGGCCTCCGCGTTCAATAAGTAAGCTGGGTGTGCTCTGAGCCGGGAATTGTGTTAGTAATAGAGCACATCCCCTGTCCTCAGGCTTTTACACGGAAGtaggacagaagcagagggagtaaAGCAATGATCCTTGGTGGCTGAGtaggagctagaaaaaaaatagaaggaaaagaaatgtgggggggggggctgtagCAGCctaagagaagatatttggaaaaggTTTGCAGAAGGTGGGTTTTAGCATGGGACATAGAAGGATGGAAAAAGGATCAGGCGTAGATTGGGTTGGGGAAGGTAGCCtgtgaggcagagagacagggacacATCGTGGCCCCGGGCTTCCATCGGAgctgggagttggggagggaaagcaggctgaaGTTGAGGATGGGAACACGCGACCACAGGCCATACCTTCAGTTGCTAAGAACAGGCAGGACTGAAGATTACTAAGGAAAGGACTGATATTAGACCTTAAGTTTAAAAACTTGAATCTTctggcgcctgagtggctcagtcggttaagcatcggactcttaattttggcgattaccctcatgatctcagggttgtgagatccagccctgcgcAGACCCTGGAGTCGGctctgcactctttttttttttttaagattttatttatttgacagagagagaggtgtgagatcacaagtaggcagtgaggcagtcagagagagagaagggaggaagcaggctctctgcggagcagagagcccgaaccggggctggatcccaggagcctgggatcatgacctgagccgaaggcagaggctttataacccacagagccacccaggcaccctggctcttcactcttaagaaaaaaaaacttgaatctTGCCAACCACTatcaaaactaataaaaattagtCCTTATTTGCCCTAAATCAGAACtggccatggggcacctggctggctcagtcatgagagcatgcaactctggatTTCgaggttgtgagttggagcccacgttgggcatggagcctactttaaaaaccaaaacgggcgcctgggtggctcagtgagttaaagcctctgcctttggcttaggtcatgatctctgggttctcgGATCCAGCCCGGCgtggggcgctctgctcagcagagagcctgcttcccttcctctctctctgcctgcctttctgcctacttgtgatctctctgtgtcaaatgaataaataaaattcaaacaaacaaacaaacaaacaaaacaacaaactggCGCCAGGCAAGTTCTAGCCCCAGATGGACCGATCAACCTGAGGCCAGCGCTGTCCATGGTAACAGCTTTTGTGTGGCTTAAAGCTTTCATCCATTTTCCTCACAACCAGTCGGTGAGCGGTATTAGCCCTGTTTGGTAGATGAGAAAGCTGCGACTGCCTAGGTCACGGCTAAGAAGGCCTTGAGACGCCAGATCTGCTCTCCGGCCCCCGCGCTGCCCCGAGGCTCCTCAGGCCCCAACGGCTGGCGATGCCTCCGGGACTCCCGCGGGCTCTTGGCTCCGCCTCACCGCCGCTCGCGCTGGAAGCCCCGCCCCCGAGAGGGCCCCGCCACTTCCGCGACGTCCAATGAGACTTAGCTGGGGGCGGGACGGGACGTCATTGAAAGCCAATCTGATGGGGCCTGGGCGGGGCTGCGGCGGGTGGGAGCTGAGCTGCCGCACCGCGGTCTTCCCAGCCGGGAGAGAGCCCGGCGCGGGCGGCGCGCACGGGGCCTTCCTGTGCGCGCGCCCGCTGCCCGCTGCCCGCCGCCCGCCACCCGCGCAGCCCCTCGGCCCACTCGGCCCTCCGGGTCGCGGCGCccgtccctcccctgctctcccgtCGCCGCCGGGACAGGGGCTCCGAGCTGAGCAgagccggggcgggggcgggagccGCGGGACGAGCGCCTGAGGTGGGTGCAGAGCGGGAGGCCGGGCGGCCGGGAGGGCGGGCGGGCTCCTGGGTACGCCCCGCCGACCGACCCTGCGTCGAGGTGGGGAGAGGCCGGCCAGGTGGCGGAGCCGGGCTCCGGGCCTGCCTCGGTCCCAGGTGCTCGTGCCCGCGCTCCTAGTACCTCTCCCCaggccacctccctcccctctggggaCACTCCGTCCCTCTCGCTGCCCTCGGCCTCCTCACCCCTCTTGCTGTTTGTCGCCTGTGCACCTGCCATCTCGGCCCCGTGCTCCCACTCCCTCTCGCTCTTCAGGCGGGACCCCCGCCCAGTCTTACCTCCTCTGCACCCAGCACCAAATTAGCCtcactcctcctgcccccatctgtCGCTCTTTGTCGTCCGTACACTTGTCACCTCAACTCTGCTCATCCACTCGCCACCCCGCCCCCAACATCTTCATTTAAATCCAGCCCAGGCCAtcatccctctccccctcccagggACTACCCAGCCCCGGCCCTGTTTATCCCCTACACCTGCCCCACTCAGCCTTGGCCCCCTGTCCTCCCCTACCCACACTCCTTTGTTGTCTCTGCAGCTGTCCCCTTGGCTTTATTCATCTTTCTCCCCTTGATCCCAGGCCAgaccccttctccctctgaccagtaagccacccccctccccagctctgctctggCATCCCTCTGGGTCCGTGCCCAGCCCACGGCTCCCTCAGCCTCGCCATTCCCTTCCGTCCCACCCGGCCCCCTGAACACCTGCCCAGTGCACCCTCTCACGCTCTCCCAGCTGGCCCAGTCTCCCCTAGTCTCTGCCACACAGCAGCCTCTTTCCCTGTCCTCATAtaatctctctgcctccctgggctCCTTTCCTGGCCTCCTGGCCTCGGCCCTCCGGACCGCACTCACTGTTTCTTACCCCCACAGGGGCCGCGGAGAAGCCATGGAGCTGAGCAGCAAGAAGAAGCTTCACGCCCTGTCCCTGGCTGAGAAGATCCAGGTGCTGGAACTCCTGGATGAGTCCAAGATGTCCCAGTCAGAGGTGGCCCGGCGCTTCCAGGTCTCCCAGCCCCAGATCTCGCGCATCTGCAAGAACAAGGAGAAGCTGCTGGCGGACTGGTGCAGCGGCTCGGCCAACCGGGAGCGCAAGCGCAAGCGGGAGTCCAAGTACAGCGGCATCGACGAGGCTCTGCTCTGCTGGTACCACATCGCCCGGGCGAAGGCCTGGGACGTCACGGGGCCCATGCTGCTCCACAAAGCCAAGGAACTGGCTGACATCATGGGCCAGGATTTTGTGCCCAGCATCGGCTGGCTGGTCCGCTGGAAGCGCCGGAACAACGTAGGCCTCGGGGGCCGCCACGTACTTGCGCCCTCCTTCCccccagagccccctcccccaagccccacGTCCCGGGCCCAGCCTCCTCTTTCCCTTAAAGACTTCTCCCCAGAGGACGTTTTCGGCTGTGCCGAAGTGCCTCTGCTGTACCGGGCCGTGCCCGGCAGCGGGGGGCCCTGTGAGCGCGTGCGGGTGCTGCTGTGCGCCAACAGCAGGGGCACGGAGAAGCGGCGGCTGCTGGTCAGCGGGCTCCAGGCCTCGCCCAGGTGCTTCTTTGGCGTCAGCAGTGAGGCCCTGCCTGCCTCCTACCACCCTGACCTGGGCATCCCCTGGTCCGAGTGGCTGGCCCAGTTCGACAGGGACATGGGCCGGCAGGGGCGACAGGTCACCCTGCTGCTGGCGGCCCGGGTGCTGGAGGAGCTGGCCAGCCTGCCCGGACTCTGCCACGTGAGGCTCCTGCCCCTGGCCGCTACCACGGCCGCCCCCAGCACGCCAGCCCTGCCCAGCTCCGTGGTCCGAGCCTTCAAGACACATTACCGGCACCGGCTGCTGGGCAAGCTGGCCGCCATGCAGAGCAGGAGGGCCGGCGTCTCGCTGGCAGAGGCCGGGGCGGGCCTCACAGTGCTGGACGCGCTGCACCTGGCAGCGGCGGCCTGGGCCAAGGTGCCCCCGCAGCTCATCGTCAGAGGCTTCATCCAGGAAGGCCTGGCTCCCTGCCAGCTGCCGCCAGCCCCCAACGAAGCCTCCGAGCTGCCTCTGGTCCCCAGCGGGCTGAGTCTCCAGGAGTTTGCCCGCTTTGTGGACCTGGAGGGCGAGGAGCCCTCATCTGGAGCGTGCAAAGAGGAGACGGGCGCCGAGGcggaggagggggttggggaggacgGCTTCCAGCCCCTGCCCACCAAAGCTGATGCTCTCCGGGCTCTGGGCACGCTCCGGAGGTGGCTGGAGTGCAACAGCCCCTCCCCTGCGCTCTTTGAAAAATTCTACGCCTGCGAGGAGGAGGTAGAGCAGCTCTGCTGCCTGTGAAGTGCCCCTCAGGGCTCGCGGGGGCCTCTCCTCTCCCGTTTCCCATGGAAACGCCCTCTCTAGAAGGCAGACGGGAGGCTGGTCTCTTTCCCGTGGAAATGGAGCTCTTGTGAAAGGTGTGCGAGGGAGACACGCTGGGAGACCCAGCCTAAGCTCTGAGAGAAAGTTGTTCAAGCCTTGAGAAGAGGGGTTGAAAGATGGGGCGCACAGCGGGGTGAAGCTAGCGCCTAGTTTCCAAACCTCTAGGGAGGCTTGGCCTCGGGAAGTTGGAATTGGGGCTTTACAAACAGGCCAATCCCTCGAACTCTGTGTTTGAAACAGTTCTGCTTctggaaataaaatttgtaatCAGAAAAGAAGTCAGGGTGTTAATTTCCTAGGAGGATCGACCACGATTCTTTCGGTTGGCTACTGAGGCTTGCCGCACCTCGGCTGTCTGGGCTGCGCCGGCAGGTGACCGGCGGGACGCCCTTTCTTCCAGCAATCCAGCAGGAAGCGCTCTCGGGGAATGGGGAATCCTTACCCACTGATAGATCCTGAGTTCTGCGGCTCTCGGACTCTGCTCTCAGATCGAGGCTGGCAGGTGGTGTTAGGAAGGCGGGGACCAGGCTGGGGACAGTCTGGGGAAACCAGAAGGAGCCAGAACTGGGAAGAGTCACGTGTTCATCCGTCCATTTCACAGCATCTCTCCAGCAAGCCTGCGGGGTGAGACTGCATAAATGGCGTCCCCGCTGGGCGGGACCTTGTGACAGCAGAGGTGCATCGTGATTAAAGGCTGTCACCCAGGCACGTGCACAGTCCTGTGGCCCCACAGAGCCCGGGGAGACTCCTGGAGGGGTTGTGCCCTCTGAGCTGCAGCCTGGCCGGTAAGGCCAGTCCAACACAAGGGGTGGCGGGCGCGGACGCTGACTGGAAGGGAAGGAGCACAGTGTGGTGGGCGGAGGCAGGTGGCCCCTCCAGAGCACATGGGGAggcctggggagcaggagggctgTTTAGCTCACTAGACCTGGTGAGGGGGCTCCCCAAAGTTCCTCAGTCGGGATGAGGACAGGTCATTCGTGGGGGTTCTAGAATAATTGGGATGTGGAGGGTGGGTCGAAGATGTGAGAGCTACTGGCAGACACAGTCCGAGTGGTCCAGGTGGGAGATGGGTAACCTGAGCCAGATCAGGAAGTAGGACTTGAAGAGGCTGGATTCACCTGGAAAGGCCATGGGCCATGGGCACAGACGGACCTGGGCTGGTGAGGAGTCCAGCTCTGGCCAAAATCTTGTGGCCTAAAAGGCAGTAGGCCATCACAAGTCAGTGCGGGGCAGCTTTTGGTTTTGGGGATACTGCGGTCCAGGCCTCAGTGCCCACAGCAgccatgcaagcagggggaggggcagagggagaggaatagtcttaagcagactctgtgttgagtgtgGACCCTTATCcagccaccctgggatcatgacctgagaccaaatcaagagtcagacacttagccaactgagccctccaggtggcCCGGACAGCTCACTTTTAAACCGTGCTGAGCCTGCCTGATGGTCTTCCAAACCCCAAATCCTGTAGGTTTTCCTCACAGATTCCAGTTTTCCTACCTATCTTCCACTGTCCCTTTTCTGAAATCATCCCAGT
The genomic region above belongs to Neovison vison isolate M4711 chromosome 7, ASM_NN_V1, whole genome shotgun sequence and contains:
- the TIGD3 gene encoding tigger transposable element-derived protein 3, whose product is MELSSKKKLHALSLAEKIQVLELLDESKMSQSEVARRFQVSQPQISRICKNKEKLLADWCSGSANRERKRKRESKYSGIDEALLCWYHIARAKAWDVTGPMLLHKAKELADIMGQDFVPSIGWLVRWKRRNNVGLGGRHVLAPSFPPEPPPPSPTSRAQPPLSLKDFSPEDVFGCAEVPLLYRAVPGSGGPCERVRVLLCANSRGTEKRRLLVSGLQASPRCFFGVSSEALPASYHPDLGIPWSEWLAQFDRDMGRQGRQVTLLLAARVLEELASLPGLCHVRLLPLAATTAAPSTPALPSSVVRAFKTHYRHRLLGKLAAMQSRRAGVSLAEAGAGLTVLDALHLAAAAWAKVPPQLIVRGFIQEGLAPCQLPPAPNEASELPLVPSGLSLQEFARFVDLEGEEPSSGACKEETGAEAEEGVGEDGFQPLPTKADALRALGTLRRWLECNSPSPALFEKFYACEEEVEQLCCL